A stretch of Treponema vincentii F0403 DNA encodes these proteins:
- a CDS encoding TetR/AcrR family transcriptional regulator — protein sequence MQEKIVIDAEELNTRGRILCTAQQEFFDKGFSDANVRTIAERAGVTTGALYHLFKNKEGLFDALIGNVFDEFLGLITHTDVFKEKDIGMKTGELSAITEVSRLRFLRMVDFFYDNWVAMKLIVCCSKGSSYEHIFDKAIDLVEHDTIRLLEYDNVTISRRRSFFVHVMVSAHFENLKEIFYHDLKKSEAVEYALDFNIYHCAGWKQYWIEQIDR from the coding sequence ATGCAAGAAAAGATTGTAATCGATGCGGAAGAATTGAATACGCGCGGAAGGATTTTGTGTACGGCACAGCAGGAGTTTTTTGATAAAGGCTTTTCGGATGCTAATGTCCGCACTATTGCAGAACGTGCAGGCGTAACGACGGGCGCACTGTATCACCTTTTTAAAAACAAGGAAGGCTTGTTTGATGCCCTTATCGGAAATGTATTTGATGAATTTTTAGGTCTCATAACGCACACTGATGTTTTTAAAGAAAAGGATATCGGTATGAAAACCGGTGAACTTTCTGCAATTACGGAAGTATCGCGGCTGCGCTTTTTAAGAATGGTAGATTTCTTTTATGATAACTGGGTGGCTATGAAGCTGATTGTTTGTTGTTCTAAAGGAAGTTCTTATGAACACATTTTTGATAAAGCTATCGATCTTGTCGAGCACGATACGATCCGTTTATTGGAATATGATAATGTGACGATTTCGCGCCGGAGAAGTTTTTTTGTTCATGTCATGGTATCTGCACATTTTGAAAATTTAAAAGAAATTTTTTATCATGATTTAAAAAAATCGGAAGCTGTAGAATATGCGCTCGATTTTAATATCTATCATTGTGCTGGTTGGAAACAGTATTGGATAGAACAGATTGATAGGTGA
- a CDS encoding polyprenyl synthetase family protein, giving the protein MNDEFTQRLAKIECALHSAFLPDMPNAASELNPIALLSAPCASLVAGGGKRWRPLLAVLAYQLAGGSGEEIYTLTPLIEGIHTASLIHDDIEDNSELRRGQPAAHVAYGLDSALNSGSWLYFQALGSLEAYRAPANIKLDLYAAALTHIRALHEGQALDIHWHRTAGFFPSRKDYERMIRLKTGALAALAAYTGMRAAGKAHEESAAFASLFEAAGVGFQILDDAKNISAGNAGKKRGDDIVEGKKSLPVILHIEKHPEDAAALTAYFEQAQREGIESPAVEKAIALLSASGSIADAETQGRGAVHSVLERLDVRYGRTAKDMFEKLFNLMQGR; this is encoded by the coding sequence ATGAATGATGAATTTACGCAACGGCTTGCAAAAATTGAATGTGCGCTGCACTCCGCCTTTTTACCCGATATGCCGAATGCCGCTTCGGAGCTCAATCCGATTGCGCTGTTATCCGCTCCGTGCGCCTCATTGGTTGCAGGCGGCGGAAAACGTTGGCGGCCGCTGCTTGCGGTACTTGCCTATCAGCTTGCGGGCGGCAGCGGAGAGGAAATATACACGCTTACTCCGCTTATCGAAGGAATCCATACGGCAAGCCTTATTCATGATGATATAGAAGATAATTCCGAACTGCGCCGCGGGCAGCCTGCCGCCCATGTTGCTTATGGGCTTGATTCGGCGCTTAATTCCGGCAGCTGGCTCTATTTTCAGGCATTGGGCTCGCTCGAAGCATATCGGGCGCCTGCAAACATAAAACTCGATTTATATGCCGCGGCGCTTACGCATATCCGTGCCCTGCATGAAGGGCAGGCGCTCGACATTCATTGGCACCGGACTGCCGGTTTTTTCCCTTCGCGGAAGGACTATGAGCGGATGATCCGTTTAAAGACGGGGGCGCTCGCCGCGCTTGCGGCCTATACCGGTATGCGCGCTGCGGGAAAAGCTCATGAAGAAAGCGCAGCCTTTGCGTCTCTTTTTGAAGCTGCCGGCGTCGGCTTTCAGATACTCGACGATGCAAAGAACATCAGTGCCGGCAATGCCGGAAAAAAACGCGGCGACGATATTGTGGAAGGGAAAAAAAGCCTGCCCGTGATACTGCATATCGAAAAACATCCTGAAGATGCCGCGGCGCTTACCGCCTATTTTGAGCAGGCGCAGCGGGAGGGTATTGAGAGCCCTGCGGTGGAAAAAGCGATTGCGTTATTGAGTGCAAGCGGTTCGATTGCCGACGCGGAAACGCAGGGGAGGGGAGCCGTTCATTCGGTACTGGAGCGGCTTGACGTACGGTACGGCAGAACCGCAAAAGATATGTTTGAAAAGCTTTTTAACCTTATGCAGGGCAGGTGA
- a CDS encoding SAM-dependent methyltransferase, translating into MGNQYREPDYWSRKAFSEGYPARSVYKLEEMQKKFNLFGKTDSVLDLGAAPGSWTTFLLRFLSPEGRVCAVDLQPLSESIRDPRLSFFQGDLTGADMAAAVKSCGPYRSVICDAAPATTGNKTVDTARSASLVEMALYYAETQLEAHGNFAVKIFQGGSEQQYLQQMRKLFKSARAFKPEACRSSSFETYLLGLDFKG; encoded by the coding sequence ATGGGAAATCAGTATCGGGAACCCGACTATTGGTCGCGCAAGGCTTTTTCGGAAGGCTATCCCGCGCGGTCGGTCTATAAATTGGAAGAAATGCAAAAAAAATTTAACCTATTCGGAAAAACCGATAGTGTGCTCGATCTCGGTGCGGCGCCGGGAAGTTGGACAACGTTTTTGCTTCGGTTCCTCTCTCCGGAAGGGCGCGTATGCGCAGTGGACTTGCAGCCGCTTTCAGAATCGATACGGGATCCGCGGCTTTCGTTCTTCCAAGGAGACCTTACCGGCGCGGACATGGCTGCTGCGGTAAAAAGCTGCGGCCCCTATCGCTCCGTTATCTGCGATGCCGCCCCCGCGACCACCGGCAACAAAACCGTCGATACCGCCCGTTCCGCCTCCCTTGTCGAAATGGCGCTTTACTATGCCGAAACGCAGCTGGAAGCTCACGGCAACTTCGCCGTCAAGATTTTTCAGGGCGGCAGCGAACAGCAGTATTTGCAGCAGATGCGGAAGCTGTTTAAAAGCGCCCGCGCCTTTAAACCGGAAGCATGCCGCAGCAGCAGCTTTGAAACCTACCTCCTCGGCTTAGACTTTAAAGGCTGA
- the fusA gene encoding elongation factor G, whose protein sequence is MGIGTEKIRTIAIAGHGQSGKTTLIENLAALTGTIARAEPVSGGKTLSDYTPEEIERKISIYSALVSMNWNDTVINFWDTPGSSDFMGEVIAAFRSAETGLMVLDAKSGVQIETIKYWRDLDRRNKPRLVFVNKMDEDRADFNHSMQDVKTQFKADVFAVTFPIGKGADLTGIVDVLHGVAYQIDSNGKEKEIPIPDEAKKQYEEMREVLAGAAAEGDEDLLVKFIDEGELSSEEIAKGLTLAMRNNRIVPIFAGAAQTGLGLTALLRFITEILPSPAGCLERAVKDGEECTIKIDPEPAFSGFIVKTANDQFSGRLSYIKVITGTLVSDAEVYNINEQKKERVGKLYRAAGKKLTEVKELVAGDVGVAVKLAAAKTNDTLAASQDCPPFVKLRNPDPIYSLAVAAVDKKNDDKLGEQLLRACEEDMTLSFVYNPETKQNVFSGMGDLHTSIVLDRIKKQTKIEVQTSIPRIAYRETIRQKAQAEYTHKKQSGGHGQFGRVVLAIEPLERGAKYSFTNAVFGGAISKGYIPGVEKGVKEAMENGVMAGYPVVDVGTTVLDGKEHPVDSSEMAFKIAARNAFKNAMRNAGPILLEPIMNLTVYVETAYLGDIMSDLSSRRGRILGQSQLANGIEEIRAQVPHKELLRYAIDLRSMTSGTGSFEMSFDHYDPISGKIADEVVAAAKAFIEEQEE, encoded by the coding sequence ATGGGAATTGGAACAGAAAAAATAAGAACGATTGCGATTGCAGGACATGGACAGTCCGGTAAAACAACACTTATTGAAAATCTTGCAGCATTAACGGGTACGATTGCACGGGCGGAACCGGTTTCCGGCGGAAAAACGTTGAGCGACTATACGCCCGAAGAAATAGAGCGGAAAATTTCGATATATTCGGCGCTGGTGTCGATGAACTGGAACGATACGGTTATCAATTTCTGGGATACTCCCGGTTCTTCGGACTTTATGGGTGAAGTTATCGCGGCCTTCAGGTCGGCGGAAACAGGCTTGATGGTACTCGATGCAAAATCGGGAGTACAGATTGAAACCATTAAATACTGGCGCGACCTTGACCGCCGGAATAAACCCCGCTTGGTTTTTGTCAATAAAATGGACGAAGACCGCGCCGATTTTAATCACTCGATGCAGGATGTAAAAACACAATTCAAAGCGGATGTCTTTGCCGTTACCTTCCCCATCGGAAAAGGAGCGGATCTTACCGGCATCGTCGACGTACTGCACGGTGTCGCCTATCAAATAGATTCAAACGGGAAAGAGAAAGAAATTCCCATCCCCGACGAAGCAAAAAAACAATATGAAGAGATGCGCGAGGTACTTGCCGGAGCTGCAGCGGAAGGTGATGAAGACTTATTGGTAAAATTCATCGACGAAGGAGAGCTCAGCAGCGAGGAAATTGCAAAGGGGCTTACGCTCGCGATGAGAAACAATAGAATCGTGCCGATTTTTGCCGGTGCGGCGCAGACGGGACTCGGCTTAACCGCACTCTTGCGCTTTATCACCGAAATCTTACCCTCTCCCGCCGGGTGTTTGGAACGTGCGGTAAAAGACGGCGAAGAGTGTACTATCAAAATCGATCCCGAACCGGCATTTTCGGGATTTATCGTCAAAACCGCAAACGATCAGTTCTCCGGACGGCTTTCGTACATCAAAGTTATTACCGGTACGCTCGTATCGGATGCGGAAGTATATAACATCAATGAACAAAAGAAAGAGCGAGTCGGTAAGTTATACCGTGCTGCAGGAAAGAAACTGACTGAAGTAAAGGAACTTGTAGCCGGAGATGTCGGCGTTGCAGTTAAACTCGCGGCAGCAAAAACCAACGATACCCTTGCCGCCTCTCAAGATTGCCCGCCGTTTGTGAAACTGCGTAATCCCGATCCTATCTATTCGCTTGCGGTAGCCGCCGTCGATAAGAAAAATGACGACAAGCTCGGGGAACAGCTGCTTCGCGCCTGCGAAGAAGACATGACGCTTTCTTTTGTCTACAACCCCGAAACAAAGCAAAACGTATTTTCCGGCATGGGAGACTTGCATACCTCTATCGTGCTTGACCGCATTAAAAAGCAGACAAAGATTGAAGTACAAACTTCTATTCCCCGCATCGCCTACCGCGAAACTATCCGCCAAAAAGCGCAGGCAGAATATACGCATAAGAAACAGTCGGGCGGACACGGACAGTTCGGACGAGTCGTACTGGCGATTGAACCGCTGGAACGCGGTGCAAAATACAGCTTTACCAATGCGGTATTCGGTGGTGCGATTTCCAAGGGCTATATTCCCGGTGTTGAAAAGGGCGTAAAAGAAGCCATGGAAAACGGCGTCATGGCGGGCTATCCCGTTGTCGATGTCGGTACGACGGTGTTGGACGGTAAAGAGCATCCGGTAGACTCATCGGAAATGGCCTTTAAGATCGCCGCCCGAAACGCATTCAAAAATGCAATGCGTAACGCAGGCCCTATCCTTCTGGAACCGATTATGAATTTAACGGTCTATGTGGAAACAGCCTACCTCGGCGATATTATGAGCGACCTGTCTTCACGCCGCGGCCGCATCCTCGGACAGTCCCAGCTTGCAAACGGCATCGAAGAAATCCGTGCACAGGTGCCGCACAAAGAATTGCTCCGTTACGCTATTGATCTGCGATCGATGACCAGCGGTACCGGTTCTTTCGAAATGTCGTTTGATCATTACGATCCGATCTCCGGCAAAATTGCCGATGAAGTAGTTGCCGCTGCCAAGGCATTTATCGAAGAACAAGAGGAGTAA
- a CDS encoding methyl-accepting chemotaxis protein, translating to MAETTAMQEYQNPPKQILIFDLCTNLGWIAANFITSPFVGSMGGIEAVVKTKAFIACVIIAALNPIIKQRLLFPAILNWKEDLHKAKKYIVLYEKLLLAFPLTMAFTVPFFISLEMGLLQNTGIFLSAVFSTTGNILLIGGLFCACAVRSFEKWAMFVPIDEESLSLSMLKRVALVSITCIVAIVLLVLSPLVRYQQHNVHAKLMTAVLPLFIYGLILSVFNLLSIIRSFERRIALIQQIVKMLAHGDYRQELLRAWTRDELSLLLQDVNTFLTFNKTFLHDLNKSVTVSTDTAETLSSNMKMTSNAVKAITESVLSVQNHIQNQSEGILKMQATIQEIAQNIENLDASIETQSNSVNGSVSTIEQMVMNIQSVTDTVKDTFDSIGHLNTAADAGNTAVLNAHAIAKSISEQSEGLLEASNVIQHIASQTNLLAMNAAIEAAHAGDVGKGFAVVADEIRKLAEESSTQGKNITTVLKTLKMKIEELNSTAEATSMQFAEIMRLLTTVNRGSSTIMESMTKQTDGNTQVLESVKEISAITAKVKEGSLEILTGNTEVGKEMAKLVEISRHINSTIHSVSGDTEQIRKVIDEVSNSSAQNRSAAQHVMKYLEQLSL from the coding sequence ATGGCAGAAACAACAGCAATGCAGGAATATCAAAATCCCCCTAAACAAATTCTTATTTTTGATTTATGCACCAACCTCGGATGGATAGCGGCTAATTTTATCACCTCGCCCTTCGTCGGCAGCATGGGAGGTATCGAAGCCGTTGTAAAGACAAAGGCATTTATTGCTTGCGTCATCATTGCAGCCCTCAATCCTATTATAAAACAACGCCTGTTATTTCCGGCAATTCTTAACTGGAAAGAAGATCTTCATAAGGCAAAAAAATATATTGTGCTTTATGAAAAATTACTATTGGCATTTCCGCTCACTATGGCCTTTACCGTTCCCTTCTTTATTTCGCTTGAAATGGGATTATTACAAAACACCGGAATATTTTTATCTGCGGTGTTCAGCACGACTGGGAATATCTTATTAATCGGCGGCTTATTTTGTGCATGTGCCGTCAGAAGTTTTGAAAAATGGGCGATGTTTGTACCCATCGATGAAGAAAGCCTTTCGCTTTCAATGTTAAAACGGGTGGCGCTTGTAAGTATTACCTGTATCGTCGCAATTGTGCTGCTTGTTCTTTCTCCGCTTGTACGGTACCAACAGCATAATGTCCATGCAAAACTCATGACCGCGGTGCTGCCGCTTTTTATATACGGTTTAATTCTTTCGGTATTTAACTTGCTGTCAATCATACGTTCATTTGAACGGAGAATAGCGTTAATACAGCAAATTGTTAAGATGTTGGCACACGGGGATTACCGGCAAGAACTACTGAGAGCATGGACGAGAGATGAGCTTTCTCTTTTATTACAGGATGTTAATACTTTCCTTACATTCAATAAAACATTTTTACATGATTTAAATAAAAGCGTTACCGTTTCAACCGATACGGCAGAAACACTTTCTTCCAATATGAAAATGACTTCAAACGCCGTTAAAGCAATTACCGAAAGCGTTTTGTCCGTGCAGAATCATATTCAAAACCAATCGGAAGGCATTTTAAAGATGCAAGCAACCATTCAAGAAATTGCACAAAATATTGAAAATCTTGATGCCAGTATAGAAACACAATCCAACTCCGTAAACGGTTCCGTTTCTACAATCGAACAGATGGTAATGAATATCCAGTCCGTAACCGATACGGTCAAAGACACTTTTGATTCAATTGGCCATCTGAATACCGCGGCCGATGCAGGCAATACGGCAGTATTAAATGCTCATGCAATTGCAAAAAGCATCAGCGAACAGTCCGAAGGATTATTGGAAGCAAGTAACGTTATTCAGCATATTGCAAGTCAAACCAATTTACTTGCAATGAATGCCGCTATTGAGGCGGCACATGCCGGAGATGTGGGCAAAGGGTTTGCGGTTGTTGCCGATGAAATCAGAAAACTTGCGGAAGAGTCCAGCACACAGGGAAAAAATATCACGACGGTGCTGAAAACCCTCAAGATGAAAATTGAAGAACTCAATTCTACAGCAGAAGCAACGTCCATGCAATTCGCGGAAATTATGCGGTTATTAACAACCGTTAATAGAGGCAGCAGCACGATTATGGAATCGATGACGAAACAAACCGACGGTAATACGCAAGTCCTCGAAAGCGTTAAAGAGATCAGCGCCATCACGGCAAAGGTTAAAGAAGGCTCTTTGGAAATACTTACGGGAAATACCGAAGTCGGCAAAGAGATGGCAAAATTGGTTGAAATTTCGCGGCATATTAACAGTACCATACACAGCGTAAGCGGTGATACGGAACAAATTAGAAAAGTCATCGACGAAGTAAGCAACAGCAGCGCACAGAATCGGAGCGCAGCACAGCATGTTATGAAGTATCTGGAGCAGCTTTCGTTGTAA
- a CDS encoding WD40 repeat domain-containing protein, which produces MFLFCGAALSAQVVTLNQSVTTLSVNADDTILAASDADSLSVYETASYSRISAIKEKAVNSSLFYRFQNSELLVTIADTEKFLLYMRSANGEKAYTQAEAYTLTDYTEGKTIGCAAFSNNTNYIAAACTDFSIQLHFKLRFTQEMITRTLDGHHAEIYGLAFSDDAKYLVSVSKNGEALLWDCATYTQAARLNTVYTDSNIPAVFTADSLHIISMESETSVQVSDITGRKLVSIDTGSVIRALAVLSDPDKIAVVNDKNEILIYSIQLQKSMDTIRLPKSEKTNITAVTFCHTENAAFVGCASGAVYKLHPENFGIAEPDVQQNILPETSGVQTEESAEAAKPFKPSLKTERSRFFTISAFMGFLLPEKTHYRFLFGADMGYRSTYLTAPVYVGVGLRAYLGLPKTDFPAHYEDFSGNAIKSPLLWMGEVYAPVGIEVVLDRRGYAVLFEEVAATVRFSMLNRPKTASSKAFFSYGGRFTTGITVKFFTFAAAINYDSLWNLFPEIILGGRINLTKNTKTKRATL; this is translated from the coding sequence TTGTTTCTTTTCTGCGGTGCTGCACTTTCGGCACAGGTTGTAACGCTCAACCAATCGGTTACAACGCTTTCCGTAAATGCAGACGATACCATCCTTGCAGCCTCAGACGCCGATTCGCTTTCAGTGTACGAAACAGCTTCGTACAGCCGCATCTCCGCAATAAAAGAAAAAGCCGTTAACAGCAGCCTTTTCTATCGATTTCAGAACAGCGAATTGCTTGTTACCATAGCCGATACCGAAAAATTTTTACTGTATATGCGCTCTGCGAACGGCGAAAAGGCATATACCCAAGCCGAAGCATACACACTTACCGACTATACGGAAGGAAAAACCATCGGCTGCGCTGCTTTCAGTAATAATACCAATTACATAGCGGCAGCATGCACGGATTTTTCAATTCAGCTCCATTTTAAACTGCGCTTTACACAGGAGATGATTACCAGAACACTGGACGGCCACCATGCAGAGATATACGGACTTGCCTTTAGCGATGACGCAAAATATCTTGTTTCCGTTTCCAAAAACGGTGAGGCATTGCTGTGGGACTGCGCCACCTATACACAGGCGGCACGGCTCAACACCGTCTACACTGACTCGAACATTCCGGCCGTATTCACGGCGGACAGTTTGCACATCATCAGTATGGAAAGTGAAACTTCCGTACAAGTTTCCGATATTACGGGGAGAAAACTCGTAAGCATAGATACCGGCAGCGTTATACGCGCATTGGCCGTCTTATCCGATCCGGATAAGATTGCAGTAGTAAACGATAAAAACGAAATTCTTATCTACAGCATTCAGCTGCAAAAATCAATGGACACGATACGGCTGCCGAAATCCGAAAAAACAAATATTACAGCCGTTACCTTTTGCCATACCGAAAACGCGGCATTTGTAGGCTGTGCAAGCGGTGCGGTATATAAGCTGCATCCGGAAAATTTCGGCATTGCGGAACCGGATGTTCAACAAAACATCTTGCCGGAAACTTCCGGTGTTCAGACGGAAGAATCTGCCGAAGCGGCTAAACCGTTTAAACCTTCTCTTAAAACCGAACGAAGCCGTTTTTTCACGATATCCGCATTTATGGGCTTTTTGCTGCCGGAAAAGACTCATTACCGCTTCCTTTTTGGAGCGGATATGGGTTATCGAAGTACCTACCTTACCGCTCCGGTGTATGTCGGTGTAGGACTCCGTGCATATTTAGGACTGCCTAAAACGGATTTTCCCGCACACTATGAAGACTTTAGCGGCAACGCAATTAAATCTCCTCTATTATGGATGGGTGAAGTATATGCACCTGTAGGAATTGAGGTTGTCCTTGACCGCAGGGGATATGCCGTTCTATTTGAAGAAGTTGCCGCTACAGTACGGTTCAGTATGCTCAATAGACCTAAAACCGCATCATCCAAAGCGTTTTTTTCCTATGGCGGACGTTTTACCACCGGTATAACGGTTAAGTTTTTCACATTCGCGGCGGCGATCAATTACGATTCACTTTGGAATCTGTTTCCCGAAATCATCTTAGGCGGCAGAATCAACTTAACAAAAAATACTAAAACAAAGAGGGCGACATTATGA
- a CDS encoding anhydro-N-acetylmuramic acid kinase: MHWSMKRLDDVSGEKEKTAIGLMSGTSVDGIDAVLLTISGCGLTTRIAERAFITVPYSQEVRQRLLALASGSFGGSEELSAMNFYLGELFADACFAVCKEAGVDISTVDFIGSHGHTVFHAPNKRRYFGKDITSTLQIGESAVIAERTGCITVADFRVRDVAAGGAGAPLVPFTEYLLYREPGTVIGLQNIGGIGNITLLPAADGMDGIIAFDTGPGNMLIDGLMRLITDGRQNYDDDGKLAAAGAVDSALLEFLKTDPYLQLKPPKTTGREHYSEVFIRELYNKGKALQLPAETIVRTAAYYTAYSIAYSLKTFGLPMPQKLIVGGGGSKNPVILAHLRQLLPGCSVLTNEDIGKNSDSKEACAFAVLANEALCGNPNNVPSATGAQKFVVMGKISM; the protein is encoded by the coding sequence ATGCATTGGAGTATGAAGCGTTTGGATGATGTAAGCGGGGAAAAAGAAAAAACGGCGATAGGGTTGATGAGCGGTACTTCCGTTGACGGTATCGATGCCGTGCTGCTGACTATCAGCGGCTGCGGCCTTACTACGCGCATTGCGGAACGGGCATTTATTACCGTGCCCTATTCCCAAGAAGTACGGCAGCGGCTGTTAGCGCTTGCTTCCGGTTCTTTCGGCGGCAGCGAAGAATTAAGCGCAATGAATTTTTATCTTGGAGAACTGTTTGCGGACGCTTGCTTCGCCGTATGTAAAGAAGCGGGGGTAGATATAAGCACGGTGGATTTTATCGGCTCACACGGACATACGGTGTTTCATGCACCGAATAAACGGCGCTACTTCGGCAAAGATATTACAAGCACGCTGCAAATCGGCGAATCGGCCGTTATTGCGGAAAGAACCGGATGCATTACCGTTGCCGATTTCCGTGTACGGGATGTTGCGGCGGGCGGGGCGGGTGCTCCGCTTGTCCCGTTTACCGAGTATCTATTATACCGGGAACCCGGTACGGTAATCGGCTTGCAGAATATCGGCGGTATCGGCAATATCACTCTCCTGCCGGCCGCTGACGGAATGGACGGCATTATCGCCTTTGATACCGGTCCGGGCAATATGCTGATAGACGGCTTAATGCGGCTTATTACCGACGGCAGACAAAACTATGACGACGACGGTAAACTCGCTGCAGCCGGCGCCGTCGATTCGGCATTGCTTGAATTTCTTAAAACCGATCCGTATTTACAGCTGAAGCCGCCGAAGACTACCGGCCGGGAACATTATTCCGAAGTATTTATACGAGAGCTTTACAACAAAGGAAAGGCGCTGCAGCTGCCGGCCGAAACAATTGTGAGAACCGCCGCTTATTATACCGCATATTCAATCGCGTATTCGCTTAAAACGTTCGGATTGCCGATGCCGCAAAAATTGATAGTCGGCGGAGGAGGCAGCAAGAATCCCGTCATCTTAGCGCATCTACGGCAGCTGCTTCCCGGCTGTTCCGTACTGACAAATGAAGATATCGGTAAGAACAGCGATTCAAAGGAAGCGTGCGCTTTTGCCGTACTTGCAAACGAAGCGCTTTGCGGCAATCCGAATAATGTCCCGTCAGCGACCGGTGCACAGAAGTTTGTCGTTATGGGGAAAATCAGTATGTAG